A single window of Nicotiana sylvestris chromosome 5, ASM39365v2, whole genome shotgun sequence DNA harbors:
- the LOC138868663 gene encoding uncharacterized protein: MAFIVGEQVLLRVSPMQGMMRFGKKGKLSPRFIGPFEILDRVGEVAYILAFPPSLSAVHPVFHVLMLRKYHDDPSHVLNFSTVQLDKELSYKEESVAILDRQVEIEEFPFCSCLVERSAC; encoded by the coding sequence ATGGCATTCATAGTTGGCGAgcaggtgttgcttcgggtgtcgcctatgcagggcatgatgagatttggaaagaagggcaagctaagccctagattcattggtccttttgagattcttgatcgagtgggagaggtggcttacatacTTGCGTttccgccgagtttatcagctgtgcatccagtgtttcatgtgttaatgcttcggaagtatcacgacgatccatcccatgtgttaaacttcagcactgtccagttggacaaggaattGTCCTAtaaggaggagtcggtagctattctagaccgacaggttgagatcgaagagtttcccttttgttcgtgtttagtggagaggtcagcctgctga